From the genome of Acidaminococcus sp.:
TGCCCAGGACGTCCTCCACTTCCTTCTTGACGCGGTCCGGATCGGCGCTGGGAAGATCGATTTTGTTGATGACAGGAACGATTTCCAAATCATGTTCCATAGCAAGATATACGTTTGCCAGTGTCTGCGCTTCAATGCCCTGCGTGGCGTCAATCACGAGAAGCGCTCCTTCGCAGGCAGCCAGGGCACGGGAAACTTCGTAGTTGAAGTCGACGTGGCCCGGGGTGTCAATCAAATTCAGGATATAATCCTTACCGTCCCTGGCTTTGTAATCCAGTTGCACGGCCTGGTCCTTGATAGTAATGCCGCGTTCCCGTTCCAGCGACATGTTATCCAGAACCTGATCTTCCATTTCACGTTTGGACAGAGTACCCGTCTTTTCAATGAGACGATCGGCCAGCGTGGATTTGCCGTGATCAATATGAGCAATGATAGAAAAGTTTCTGATATTCTGACTTTGTGCCATTGCATAAACCTACCTTTTATCAATACTTATCTATATAAATCAGTTTAGCCTAACTGAAATATTATACCATGAGATGAGGAGCGTGTAAAAAGAGACACTTCCCGCCCTAATTAAACCAAACCGTCAGGTTTGGCTTTCCTCTATAACCTTCTTCCACGTAGTCGGAAGAAGGAGAACCGCTTTGCGGTGGATGATAGCCGTATTTTTCATCTCATCCGCCGCATCTGCCAATTGACTGCAAGCTGCCATAAAAACCGAATGCGTTTTTACTATTTTTAAGAAAGAAAAAAGACTGGCAACCGGAATGAGTTGTCAGCCTTTCTACTCTTACTTATTTTACTGCGTTTACTTTCTTGGCTAAACGGGATTTCTTACGAGCTGCAGCAAATTTATTTACGGTACCCTTACGAGCAGCTTTATCTAATAAGCTTGCAGCAGTCTTCAGAGCGGCCTGAGCCTCTTCTTTGGAACCTGCAGCAGCAAGAGCTTCAACCTTGCGGGCAGTACTGCGGATTTCCGCCTTTACAGGGCCATTAGCAGCGCGACGTTCAGCATCAGTCTTGACGCTACGAACGGAAGATTTAATATTCGGCATGTTTTCACCTCCACCCTTAAAAGCTTTACCAAAGTATTCTACCATCAATAGAAGTAGAACGCAAGTAGAGATTTAGGAAATACCGCTGCTTACGGGGCATTCCGGAGTGTCAGGCGCCAAAACTTT
Proteins encoded in this window:
- the rpsT gene encoding 30S ribosomal protein S20; the encoded protein is MPNIKSSVRSVKTDAERRAANGPVKAEIRSTARKVEALAAAGSKEEAQAALKTAASLLDKAARKGTVNKFAAARKKSRLAKKVNAVK